From one Triticum urartu cultivar G1812 chromosome 3, Tu2.1, whole genome shotgun sequence genomic stretch:
- the LOC125543267 gene encoding uncharacterized protein LOC125543267 isoform X2 translates to MAAASTLGYRTPQQMLQFFSMRLSSSGLSYPISVYGILAVCDDLDQRRNYLFNCPRDTAVEIVNQESFDLPLCSPCRGIYVLDEALLISG, encoded by the exons ATGGCGG CTGCATCAACTCTTGGATATCGCACACCGCAACAGATGCTACAGTTCTTTTCGATGCGTTTATCAAGCTCTGGGCTCTCCTATCCCATTAGTGTGTATGGAATACTTGCTGTTTGCGACGACTTGGACCAGCGACGGAATTATCTCTTTAACTGTCCTAGAGATACTGCTGTAGAGATTGTGAATCAG GAATCCTTTGACTTGCCTCTTTGTAGCCCGTGTCGAGGAATATATGTACTGGACGAGGCACTACTGATCTCTGGGTAA
- the LOC125543267 gene encoding uncharacterized protein LOC125543267 isoform X1, which yields MAGTATTVFTRPMILLPATASTLGYRTPQQMLQFFSMRLSSSGLSYPISVYGILAVCDDLDQRRNYLFNCPRDTAVEIVNQESFDLPLCSPCRGIYVLDEALLISG from the exons ATGGCGGGTACTGCTACCACAGTCTTTACAAGACCCATGATACTTCTACCAGCAA CTGCATCAACTCTTGGATATCGCACACCGCAACAGATGCTACAGTTCTTTTCGATGCGTTTATCAAGCTCTGGGCTCTCCTATCCCATTAGTGTGTATGGAATACTTGCTGTTTGCGACGACTTGGACCAGCGACGGAATTATCTCTTTAACTGTCCTAGAGATACTGCTGTAGAGATTGTGAATCAG GAATCCTTTGACTTGCCTCTTTGTAGCCCGTGTCGAGGAATATATGTACTGGACGAGGCACTACTGATCTCTGGGTAA
- the LOC125543268 gene encoding uncharacterized protein LOC125543268 isoform X2, translating to MSSTEMRFCRGSGETVDSFHASRYPSPSTEDPACLLPRRAPTPSYASTEDLGDLHDSLEEVDVVELDPHDQPARMVADPGQIAWHALDLKFPREESESDWSDWKEGDGRLIDGEEKDCPGMK from the exons ATGTCGTCAACGGAGATGCGATTCTGCCGGGGATCAGGGGAAACAGTGGATTCGTTTCACGCCTCCCGCTACCCCAGCCCTTCCACGGaggatccggcttgcctgctccctcgccgTGCTCCCACTCCATCCTACGCTTCCACGGAGGACCTAGGGGATCTCCATGATTCGCTGGAGGAGGTGGATGTAGTCGAACTCGACCCCCATGACCAGCCGGCGCGCATGGTCGCAG ATCCTGGTCAGATTGCCTGGCATGCCCTGGACCTCAAGTTCCCACGCGAGGAGAGCGAATCAGACTGGAGCGACTGGAAAGAGGGCGATGGCCGACTGATTGACGGGGAGGAGAAAGATTGCCCA GGAATGAAGTAG
- the LOC125543268 gene encoding uncharacterized protein LOC125543268 isoform X1 encodes MSSTEMRFCRGSGETVDSFHASRYPSPSTEDPACLLPRRAPTPSYASTEDLGDLHDSLEEVDVVELDPHDQPARMVADPGQIAWHALDLKFPREESESDWSDWKEGDGRLIDGEEKDCPVTYLYI; translated from the exons ATGTCGTCAACGGAGATGCGATTCTGCCGGGGATCAGGGGAAACAGTGGATTCGTTTCACGCCTCCCGCTACCCCAGCCCTTCCACGGaggatccggcttgcctgctccctcgccgTGCTCCCACTCCATCCTACGCTTCCACGGAGGACCTAGGGGATCTCCATGATTCGCTGGAGGAGGTGGATGTAGTCGAACTCGACCCCCATGACCAGCCGGCGCGCATGGTCGCAG ATCCTGGTCAGATTGCCTGGCATGCCCTGGACCTCAAGTTCCCACGCGAGGAGAGCGAATCAGACTGGAGCGACTGGAAAGAGGGCGATGGCCGACTGATTGACGGGGAGGAGAAAGATTGCCCAGTTACCTATTTATACATCTAG